The Fulvia fulva chromosome 13, complete sequence genome window below encodes:
- a CDS encoding Phosphoserine phosphatase encodes MSAASDTVELGVVLLIFAKAKKPQEVWEALFKDLHQHLQPHLHPSHEDSPLQPTFQDGDDGKVASLLLTFKEVLSLRQLKALTDHDLTTFEKIHEIELFLQPGPLYAFHKAPGLAVFDMDSTLIQQEVIDELARCVGVYDQVSAITEAAMRGEEPYTDFEASLRARVGYLKGVPTSIWDEMKKGGIITFTTGARELTKSLKAQGWKMAVLSGGFTPLASWIQAELGLDYCYANHLVADSSTGTLTGELVEGQPIIHGIKKRELLQEIAEKEGIPLERVVAVGDGSNDLPMMEVAGLGVAFNAKPKVQAMAPTRLNSGSLVDVLYVLGYGRGEIEGAV; translated from the exons ATGAGTGCAGCATCGGATACAGTGGAACTGGGCGTGGTTCTGCTGATTTTTGCGAAGGCGAAGAAGCCGCAGGAG GTCTGGGAAGCCCTGTTCAAAGATCTCCACCAACATCTCCAACCACATCTCCATCCATCCCATGAGGACTCACCACTCCAACCTACCTTCCAGGATGGCGATGATGGCAAAGTTGCATCGCTCCTTCTCACTTTCAAGGAAGTCCTATCGCTACGGCAGCTGAAGGCTCTGACCGATCATGACTTGACAACGTTTGAGAAGATCCATGAAATCGAACTCTTCCTCCAACCCGGCCCCCTCTACGCCTTCCACAAAGCACCCGGCCTCGCAGTCTTCGACATGGACTCCACTCTAATCCAACAAGAAGTTATCGACGAGCTGGCCCGCTGCGTTGGTGTCTACGACCAAGTGTCCGCCATTACCGAGGCGGCCATGCGCGGTGAGGAGCCCTATACGGACTTTGAAGCTTCGTTACGGGCGAGGGTAGGGTATCTCAAGGGTGTGCCAACTTCTATCTGGGACGAGATGAAGAAGGGCGGGATCATTACCTTCACCACCGGAGCACGGGAATTGACGAAGTCCCTAAAAGCACAGGGCTGGAAAATGGCAGTGCTGAGCGGCGGCTTCACGCCCCTAGCCTCTTGGATTCAAGCCGAGCTCGGTCTAGACTACTGCTACGCCAACCACCTCGTCGCCGACTCATCCACTGGTACCCTCACAGGCGAACTCGTAGAAGGCCAACCCATTATTCACGGCATCAAGAAACGAGAGTTATTGCAGGAAATTGCCGAGAAGGAAGGCATTCCGCTCGAACGGGTCGTGGCGGTGGGCGATGGGAGTAATGATTTGCCTATGATGGAGGTGGCGGGGTTGGGCGTGGCGTTTAATGCGAAGCCGAAGGTACAGGCGATGGCGCCGACGAGGTTGAATAGTGGGAGTTTGGTGGATGTGTTGTATGTTTTGGGGTATGGGAGGGGGGAGATTGAGGGGGCGGTGTGA
- a CDS encoding N-carbamoyl-D-amino acid hydrolase: protein MARKIRLAAAQMGATHRQSPREEPLRRMIKLLDDAACTGAEVVLFPETAFTTFFPRYLIEDEAELASFFEYGDITTSSQTAPLFERARFHGIDISVGFAEACDNGDRFNTSIYYHAKSRSILAKYRKIHLPGDFEPFSDPNATNQLEKRYFKPGNLGFEAFRAPDQADDAQPIFGMMICNDRRWPEAWRCLGLQGVEVVLCGYNTAGFAPHLWGGDTKQDPEAAKQNALLHHKLLMQSNSYMNATFSVCAARCGLDDGKYNLICGSCIIDPEGKILAEARTKEDEIVVADCDLDKCRQGKSRTFDFARHRRVEHYSRIVEQTGVVEPLRLVERQHATPVVAIPTNRDGVSEIHDTSQEQHTESVPTASSTSPASPSAKPIRILLINPNATKSMTDACVTSVQSTLPSDIEVHGFTGPADDASTAIESQTDNVLSSAASFRALHPILSSPTNPYHALLVACYSDHALIKMLREEFELPVIGIMEASLFYARTLGSKFGIVATGQRSKIGHEGNVRTYGMEKFCAIVESCDLGVLDLERLPRETVIERMRGVSERLVERGAEVLCLGCAGMTGMKEAVGEVVRGEGVEVVDGVVAGVQHLVGVVRMGGRTSKVGLWRSSAAGRERRGQGYV, encoded by the exons ATGGCTCGCAAGATCAGGCTAGCAGCCGCCCAGATGGGCGCGACTCATCGACAGTCACCTCGAGAAGAACCCCTGCGACGAATGATCAAGCTGCTGGATGATGCAGCTTGCACAGGGGCCGAAGTTGTCTTGTTCCCAGAGACAGCTTTCACGACTTTCTTTCCGCGTTACTTGATCGAAGATGAAGCAGAATTGGCATCGTTCTTCGAGTATGGCGACATCACAACTTCGTCCCAGACAGCTCCCCTCTTCGAAAGAGCACGATTCCATGGGATCGATATATCAGTCGGTTTCGCAGAAGCTTGCGACAATGGCGATCGCTTCAATACGTCCATCTACTACCACGCCAAATCAAGATCGATCTTGGCCAAGTATAGGAAGATACACCTTCCTGGTGACTTTGAGCCTTTCAGTGACCCCAACGCAACGAACCAGCTAGAGAAGCGCTACTTCAAGCCTGGGAATCTGGGCTTCGAAGCATTCAGAGCGCCAGATCAAGCTGATGATGCACAACCGATCTTTGGTATGATGATATGCAATGACAGAAGATGGCCTGAAGCGTGGCGATGCTTAGGGCTTCAGGGTGTGGAGGTGGTGCTTTGTGGCTACAATACTGCTGGGTTTGCACCTCATCTATGGGGCGGCGATACCAAGCAGGATCCTGAG GCTGCAAAACAAAACGCCCTATTACACCACAAATTATTAATGCAGTCAAACAGCTACATGAACGCCACCTTCTCCGTCTGCGCTGCGAGGTGCGGTCTCGACGATGGCAAGTACAATCTCATATGCGGAAGCTGTATCATTGATCCAGAAGGAAAGATCTTGGCAGAAGCAAGAACCAAAGAAGACGAAATCGTAGTGGCAGACTGTGACCTGGACAAATGCCGACAAGGCAAGTCCAGAACTTTCGACTTCGCACGACATCGCCGCGTAGAGCACTACAGCCGCATTGTCGAGCAGACCGGTGTTGTGGAACCTCTCCGATTAGTTGAGCGACAGCACGCGACACCGGTCGTCGCCATTCCTACGAACCGTGACGGCGTATCGGAGATACACGATACCAGCCAGGAACAGCACACCGAGAGCGTGCCGACCGCATCTTCTACCTCCCCAGCATCACCAAGCGCTAAGCCCATCCGCATCCTCCTCATCAACCCCAACGCCACCAAATCCATGACAGACGCCTGCGTAACCTCAGTCCAATCAACCCTCCCATCCGACATCGAGGTCCACGGCTTCACTGGTCCCGCCGACGACGCTTCCACTGCAATCGAATCACAAACCGACAACGTTCTATCTTCCGCAGCATCCTTTCGCGCTCTGCATCCGATCCTCTCCTCCCCGACGAACCCTTATCATGCATTATTGGTAGCATGTTATTCCGATCACGCGTTGATAAAAATGCTGCGTGAAGAATTCGAGCTGCCTGTTATTGGGATCATGGAAGCGTCTCTGTTCTACGCCAGGACTTTGGGGAGTAAATTCGGCATCGTGGCGACGGGGCAGAGGAGTAAGATTGGGCATGAGGGGAATGTTAGGACCTACGGGATGGAGAAGTTCTGTGCTATCGTCGAGTCTTGTGATCTCGGCGTTCTGGATCTAGAGCGGTTGCCACGTGAGACCGTGATCGAACGGATGAGGGGTGTTAGTGAGAGATtagtagaaagaggagcgGAGGTGCTATGTCTAGGATGCGCGGGCATGACGGGGATGAAAGAAGCTGTGGGGGAGGTGGTGAGGGGCGAGGGAGTGGAAGTTGTGGATGGCGTTGTAGCGGGAGTGCAGCATCTTGTAGGCGTGGTGAGGATGGGTGGCAGGACGAGTAAAGTGGGATTGTGGAGGAGTAGTGCTGCTGGCAGGGAGAGGAGGGGACAGGGGTATGTATGA
- a CDS encoding Uracil permease, with the protein MPIFGLTLFIWALVAANGFGPTFSRPTRITDGTPVVVVFFQCVTTAIGPKATLALNMPDFTRYAKYPRQVFWTQAVGLMVLVTMCGVLGATVTSAAGVVYGVSAKQAWNPLYIATLWNNRAAQFFAGLCWAFAVVGTNISANSVSFSNDLSLWFPRYINNRRGACVCATLSIAAVPWYIQYSANSFSSFPTGYALFLGALAGILVCDFWIIRQRRLSLAALYTASHDAPHWFWHGINWRAFVAFMCGIAPNMPGLAKACNGALAVPKGASYLYSLSWLVSILISGFVYWACHKLSPMPISEDEVVEGVGSDVEVQSTEHHHSKSIDGKTAEV; encoded by the coding sequence ATGCCAATCTTCGGCTTGACGCTATTCATCTGGGCTCTGGTAGCTGCGAACGGCTTCGGACCTACCTTCTCCAGACCAACACGCATCACTGACGGCACTCCGGTCGTCGTGGTCTTCTTCCAATGCGTCACGACCGCTATTGGACCCAAAGCAACACTGGCTTTGAACATGCCCGACTTTACTCGCTACGCGAAATACCCACGCCAGGTCTTCTGGACGCAGGCTGTTGGCTTGATGGTCCTTGTCACCATGTGTGGTGTGCTGGGGGCGACGGTCACAAGTGCCGCTGGGGTGGTCTATGGTGTGTCTGCGAAGCAAGCCTGGAATCCGCTCTACATTGCGACGCTTTGGAACAACCGAGCTGCCCAGTTCTTCGCTGGACTATGCTGGGCGTTTGCGGTGGTTGGAACTAACATCTCAGCCAACAGTGTCAGCTTCTCCAACGATCTTAGCTTATGGTTCCCAAGATACATCAACAACAGAAGAGGCGCGTGCGTGTGCGCTACTCTTTCCATTGCAGCCGTGCCTTGGTACATCCAGTACAGCGCGAACTCCTTCTCATCCTTCCCCACAGGCTACGCGCTCTTCCTCGGAGCCCTTGCAGGTATCCTCGTCTGCGACTTCTGGATCATCCGCCAGCGACGCCTTTCTCTCGCAGCACTCTACACAGCATCGCACGACGCACCGCACTGGTTTTGGCATGGAATCAACTGGCGAGCTTTTGTGGCGTTCATGTGTGGAATTGCGCCGAATATGCCAGGTCTCGCGAAAGCCTGCAACGGTGCACTCGCAGTACCGAAGGGCGCATCATACCTGTACAGCCTCAGCTGGCTGGTGAGTATACTCATCAGTGGCTTTGTGTACTGGGCGTGTCACAAGCTATCACCCATGCCGATCAGCGAGGACGAAGTGGTGGAGGGTGTAGGGAGTGATGTGGAAGTCCAGTCTACGGAACATCACCACAGCAAGTCGATAGATGGAAAAACAGCTGAAGTATGA
- a CDS encoding Communesin biosynthesis cluster-specific transcription factor cnsN, protein MALPTHHAHPPPPPLPIPHMGSFHTPQQVSPPGPQGQQHPGSAGDATDRARARAYKSRNKRPCDFCRYKKAACHLEANPPCELCIRFNKECTFVESPAKRRRPNEQTTENHKAVDGVFKHGTNGSIDSSAQFSNGGINGMDMQQDIMPWESNMTPFEMPGMAMNGGGMQQDFPFDPQLYHAPMNFETFEPMSASTSNGNTLAHKFPDHHQARSSMGASSPQSQPSSLPANLQLPFDSTSGEPSLDRQNSSNAQIVGISGESDPYLLSKYRYDEYNEATFQSVRMRKMNSGPGENDSTIPTFFMIQHNALASKAQPQDKSDTQDRWRRELEDIVSDEIGKRLIRLFYKYVQPYFPLLSREGGARDVDGVQVPREIPPCVLAAIYGHALPFCAWDEKLCVEVYTPPSADALFKIAWQSCQPLLHTPSISVMQTLLLLVQRRPTNRHVSDTPFKWVMMSTAVSIAQALGLNRDPTDWPIPSWEIKQRKHLAWAVYIQDKWLALNFGRSSHIQADDWDVPPLTHDDFPEVDRRSDDFGDSRADSAVQHFIKLCELTLIVDDILRDLFSIKATRQLHKSLEATLEVAKPLRIRLTEWYQTLPPGLLPDQPSGTSSMGSSDSNHRRKLMQLELDGNGSLQLAYITAKMELFRAMLRSRVTDSNAAAVTALRTGALAVAKEISDFLECLNARELEAFWASYSRTNFTIASSFMLLLFVTSPGVADAKECLGLLKAWRSLLRIKSRSCDLLNLALLRLDGVFVAGMERLIELSPAAQQAWVDSGQGNN, encoded by the exons ATGGCCCTCCCAACACACCACGCCCATCCGCCGCCGCCTCCTCTGCCCATACCACACATGGGCTCCTTCCACACCCCTCAGCAGGTCTCGCCGCCAGGCCCACAAGGCCAACAGCACCCTGGCTCGGCCGGTGATGCCACCGACAGAGCACGAGCACGAGCATACAAGTCGCGTAACAAGAGACCATGCGACTTCTGTCGATATAAGAAGGCTGCCTGCCATCTCGAAGCGAATCCTCCGTGTGAGCTGTGCATCAGGTTCAACAAGGAGTGCACCTTCGTCGAATCCCCCGCCAAGAGACGAAGACCCAACGAGCAGACGACAGAGAACCATAAAGCAGTAGACGGCGTCTTCAAGCACGGCACGAATGGGAGCATCGACAGCAGTGCGCAGTTCAGCAATGGCGGCATCAACGGCATGGACATGCAGCAGGACATCATGCCTTGGGAGAGCAACATGACGCCCTTTGAAATGCCAGGCATGGCCATGAACGGCGGAGGAATGCAGCAGGACTTTCCATTCGACCCTCAGCTATACCACGCGCCCATGAATTTCGAAACCTTCGAGCCAATGTCGGCCTCCACGAGCAATGGCAATACCTTGGCGCACAAGTTTCCCGACCACCACCAGGCCCGATCGTCCATGGGCGCATCCTCTCCTCAATCGCAGCCGTCGAGCTTGCCAGCGAACTTACAGCTTCCCTTCGACTCGACCAGCGGCGAGCCTTCCCTCGATCGACAGAACTCTTCCAATGCTCAGATTGTGGGCATCAGCGGGGAGTCGGATCCTTACCTACTCTCCAAGTACAGATACGATGAATACAACGAAGCGACGTTCCAATCAGTGAGGATGCGGAAGATGAACAGTGGACCAGGCGAGAACGACAGCACGATACCCACATTCTTCATGATACAGCACAATGCGTTGGCGTCAAAAGCACAGCCACAAGACAAGTCAGACACGCAAGATAGGTGGCGGCGGGAGCTGGAGGACATTGTCAGCGATGAGATAGGCAAGCGGCTGATCAGACTGTTCTACAAATATGTGCAACCATACTTTCCTCTGCTGAGTCGCGAGGGCGGGGCAAGAGACGTGGACGGAGTGCAAGTACCGCGAGAGATTCCACCCTGTGTGCTGGCTGCCATCTATGGACATGCTCTGCCTTTCTGTGCTTGGGACGAGAAGCTGTGTGTGGAAGTGTATACACCTCCATCGGCTGACGCGCTCTTCAAGATCGCATGGCAGTCGTGTCAACCATTACTGCACACGCCGAGCATCTCGGTCATGCAAACATTATTATTACTGGTACAGCGACGGCCCACAAACCGACATGTCAGCGACACACCTTTCAAGTGGGTCATGATGTCCACTGCAGTAAGCATTGCGCAGGCGCTAGGTCTGAACCGAGATCCCACAGATTGGCCCATTCCTTCGTGGGAAATCAAGCAACGCAAGCACTTGGCGTGGGCGGTCTACATACAAGACAAGTGGTTGGCACTCAACTTCGGACGCAGTAGCCACATACAGGCTGACGACTGGGATGTGCCGCCACTCACGCATGATGATTTCCCCGAGGTGGATCGAAGAAGCGATGACTTCGGTGACAGCAGAGCAGACTCCGCTGTACAGCACTTCATCAAGCTTTGTGAGCTCACCTTGATCGTGGATGACATCTTGCGGGACCTGTTCAGTATCAAGGCAACGAGACAACTTCATAAAAGCCTGGAGGCCACATTGGAAGTCGCCAAACCGTTGCGCATCCGCCTGACAGAGTGGTACCAAACACTTCCACCTGGCCTACTTCCAGATCAGCCTAGTGGCACTTCTTCCATGGGCTCGTCAGACAGCAACCATCGACGGAAATTGATGCAGCTTGAGCTGGACGGGAATGGATCGTTGCAGCTGGCGTACATCACAGCAAAGATGGAGCTCTTTCGTGCGATGCTTAGATCGAGAGTAACGGACTCGAATGCCGCAGCCGTCACAGCACTGCGTACTGGAGCACTGGCCGTGGCGAAAGAAATCTCAGATTTTCTGGAGTGCTTGAACGCGAGAGAGCTGGAAGCCTTTTGGGCGAGCT ACTCCCGCACAAACTTTACCATCGCCTCTTCGTTCATGCTACTGCTCTTCGTCACATCGCCAGGAGTAGCCGACGCCAAAGAATGCTTGGGACTGCTCAAGGCCTGGCGAAGCTTGCTGCGAATCAAGAGCAGGAGCTGTGATTTGCTTAATCTTGCACTATTACGACTCGATGGTGTGTTTGTCGCTGGCATGGAAAGGCTTATTGAGCTCAGTCCTGCAGCACAACAAGCTTGGGTGGACAGTGGACAGGGAAATAATTGA